A section of the Ochotona princeps isolate mOchPri1 chromosome 19, mOchPri1.hap1, whole genome shotgun sequence genome encodes:
- the DUSP1 gene encoding dual specificity protein phosphatase 1: protein MVMEVGILDAGGLQALLRERAGQCLLLDCRSFFAFNAGHIAGSVNVRFSTIVRRRAKGAMGLEHIVPNAELRGRLLAGSYHAVVLLDERSAALDGAKRDGTLALAAGALCREARAAHVFFLQGGYEAFSASCPELCSKQSTPMGLSLPLTASVPDNTESGCSSCSTPLYDQGGPVEILPFLYLGSAYHASRKDMLDALGITALINVSANCPNHFEDHYQYKSIPVEDNHKADISSWFNEAIDFIDSIKNAGGRVFVHCQAGISRSATICLAYLMRTNRVKLDEAFEFVKQRRSIISPNFSFMGQLLQFESQVLAPHCSAEAGSPAMAVLDRGASTTTTVFNFPVSIPVHPTNSALSYLQSPITTSPSC from the exons ATGGTCATGGAGGTGGGCATCCTGGACGCCGGGGGCCTGCAGGCGCTGCTGCGGGAGCGCGCGGGGCAGTGCCTGCTGTTGGACTGCCGCTCCTTCTTCGCCTTCAACGCGGGCCACATAGCCGGCTCGGTCAACGTGCGCTTCAGCACCATCGTGCGACGTCGGGCCAAGGGCGCCATGGGCCTGGAGCATATCGTGCCCAACGCCGAACTGCGCGGCCGGCTGCTCGCCGGGTCCTACCACGCCGTGGTGTTGCTGGACGAGCGCAGCGCCGCCCTGGATGGCGCCAAACGCGACGGCACCCTGGCTCTGGCGGCCGGTGCGCTCTGCCGCGAGGCGCGCGCAGCGCACGTCTTTTTCCTCCAAG GAGGTTATGAAGCGttttcagcttcctgcccagAGCTGTGCAGCAAACAGTCTACCCCCATGGGGCTCAGCCTTCCCCTGACGGCGAGTGTCCCCGACAACACGGAATCCGGATGCAGCTCTTGCAGCACCCCGCTGTACGATCAG GGTGGCCCAGTGGAGATCTTGCCCTTCCTGTACCTGGGCAGTGCCTACCACGCTTCCCGCAAGGACATGCTGGATGCCTTGGGTATCACCGCCTTGATCAACGTCTCTGCCAATTGCCCTAATCACTTTGAGGATCACTATCAATACAAGAGCATCCCCGTGGAGGACAACCACAAGGCGGACATCAGCTCGTGGTTCAACGAGGCCATTGACTTCATAG actCCATCAAGAATGCAGGAGGGAGAGTGTTTGTGCACTGCCAGGCGGGCATCTCCCGCTCGGCCACCATCTGCCTTGCTTACCTCATGAGGACTAACCGGGTCAAGCTGGACGAGGCCTTCGAGTTTGTGAAGCAGAGGCGGAGCATCATCTCCCCCAACTTCAGTTTCATGGGCCAGCTGCTGCAGTTCGAGTCCCAGGTGCTGGCCCCGCACTGCTCAGCTGAGGCCGGCAGCCCCGCCATGGCTGTGCTCGACCGAGGcgcctccaccaccaccaccgtctTCAACTTCCCCGTCTCCATCCCTGTGCACCCCACGAACAGTGCCCTGAGCTACCTGCAGAGTCCCATCACCACCTCTCCCAGCTGCTGA